The window TGAAGCACTGATCTATGACATGGGCATCACCGTTACCGCAAATGGCATCCCAGGGATCAAAAGGAACTCTATCTATTTCAGTGACGTTGATCATGCTAAAAAGGATCCACACCACATATTTGTCTATGATCTCACCACCCAAAAGATGGAACCTTTGCCACAATGCGTCTTCTCTTCCTTACCATTCTCCGATGCTCGTTGGTTCTTCCCATGATACTCTACTTGTATCGCCTCTGTTCCTTTTCATGTTTTATGCTCTATTTGCTTTTGAGTTGTTTTGttcgtttgttttttctttttctttcaatgcTAAATCCTGATGATACATTAtcatttcatttgttgtttgcgaGTTTAGTCAAACAATTCTCTGCAAACAGTGAACGATCTACTAAATCATCTCTACCAATGATTGGGAGATATTCTAGTTTAGTCTCACAATTGACAATCCTGCTATGTTAAAATTCTTAGACGAAACACAGGGTTCCAAATGCAGAGGAGCTCAGAAATATAGCTAAAACAGAGTCTTCTTGTGTCTTAAAAGAGGATCTGAATCATATTACTACACCATAATTTACTTTTGCAACAAGCTAGAGAAGAGCTTTTGATTTATacttatctaaaaaaaaatggttcaatACTCTTTTAATTTCGTATCTGTATTAGTAAACAATCTATACCAACTGCCAACCACATCAGGGACCAAACTTAAAAGGACCAGAAATCTGACTCTCTCTTGAGATTTTGCTACTCTCTTACATGACTGCACAGACGCATTTGTTCATCTTCGGGTCACCTTTAGGCTTCTTTTCTGTTTCAAACATTGTAACATCTCTCTGTCAAGTCGAGAACATAATTTGATGCTAAACTGAGGAGCTAGAAAAAACGAGAAGAATCTAAAGAATGTTTTACCTTTTTCAGTAACAGGAGGTTGGATGATAACGTGCATTGTGGTGACAGCGCCTACGAGATTAGAGACTGGACTTCGGTAATCTTTAACCGTCTTGTTGTTCTCCAATACCTTCCCTGCGCTTATCAACTTCACCTCTTTCACTGTTCTCGGCccattctctttctctatcaTGAGTCAAACACAACAGAACAAAATGACAAGTGGTATGATCAGTAACAAAGCGTTGAACAAAGGTTTGTGTGGATAACAGAACAAGTAATTTTCCCTTAATGAAGCAATCACAAGAATAAGTACAGTTCTAGGCAAGGTGAGTAACATTCTAAGAATCTGAAATTTGGTAATGCTAAGTTATCCTAGTGGGACATGATTCTCATAACGACCAAACCATTGTTTCCAAGAAGATTCAAGCTTTTACAATCTCAAAACACAGAGCCTAAGGATGTTATAAACTTAAAAGCCATAGGAGTAAGTaagcatatataaaaaaagaactgACCTCTAGGCCATTCAGAGATAACAGTTTCCTTCAATGCCGAAACAGTTGTAGCATCAGGGAATGCTTTAGGACCGATATCAGAACCATCGGTTAACCGAAACTTGATCTCTAGTTGATTATGGACTTCTGCCATCTATCCAAGAACCAGCCAACCAAACCAACAAACAAGCCCACAAAAACTTTCCtcaaaccacaaaacaaaatctcaaaagacGCTTGACAGTTTCTCTATGGATCAAATCCCAAACAGGACCTTGTTCGCTCTTTATCCTATCTGCAATGAGCCAAAAAGGAACAATCTTTTGTTCAATAAGTGAGATTGTGAAAATGAAACAGGTTTAAATAGATGGATGATCTTTGTAAAAACAGAATCTGATAATAAATGAATCGCATGCAAAAAAGCAATTAAACAGAGGATTCTGAAAGGGTACAGAGATAATAGATTAGCATtttgaaaagattgaagaaaattttaaataagaagAAAGGGATCTAAAGGAatgaacaaaacagaggaaatctCCCAAAAAAAGGAGTAAACTTTAaaatccccccccccccccccNNNNNNNNNNNNNNNNNNNNNNNNNNNNNNNNNNNNNNNNNNNNNNNNNNNNNNNNNNNNNNNNNNNNNNNNNNNNNNNNNNNNNNNNNNNNNNNNNNNNNNNNNNNNNNNNNNNNNNNNNNNNNNNNNNNNNNNNNNNNNNNNNNNNNNNNNNNNNNNNNNNNNNNNNNNNNNNNNNNNNNNNNNNNNNNNNNNNNNNNNNNNNNNNNNNNNNNNNNNNNNNNNNNNNNNNNNNNNNNNNNNNNNNNNNNNNNNNNNNNNNNNNNNNNNNNNNNNNNNNNNNNNNNNNNNNNNNNNNNNNNNNNNNNNNNNNNNNNNNNNNNNNNNNNNNNNNNNNNNNNNNNNNNNNNNNNNNNNNNNNNNNNNNNNNNNNNNNNNNNNNNNNNNNNNNNNNNNNNNNNNNNNNNNNNNNNNNNNNNNNNNNNNNNNNNNNNNNNNNNNNNNNNNNNNNNNNNNNNNNNNNNNNNNNNNNNNNNNNNNNNNNNNNNNNNNNNNNNNNNNNNNNNNNNNNNNNNNNNNNN is drawn from Camelina sativa cultivar DH55 chromosome 1, Cs, whole genome shotgun sequence and contains these coding sequences:
- the LOC104719452 gene encoding membrane-anchored ubiquitin-fold protein 1, whose translation is MAEVHNQLEIKFRLTDGSDIGPKAFPDATTVSALKETVISEWPREKENGPRTVKEVKLISAGKVLENNKTVKDYRSPVSNLVGAVTTMHVIIQPPVTEKEKKPKGDPKMNKCVCAVM